A single Cucumis melo cultivar AY chromosome 4, USDA_Cmelo_AY_1.0, whole genome shotgun sequence DNA region contains:
- the LOC107990608 gene encoding uncharacterized protein LOC107990608 encodes MPSPKNLHELRRLQGRLAYIRRFISNLAGRCQPFQRLMRKDAVFDWDQSCQNAFDSIKKYLLNPPVLSAPAAEKPLILYIAAQETSLGALLAQENDKGKECALYYLSRTLTRAELNYSPIEKMCLALFFAIDKLRHCMQAFTIHLVAKADPVKYILLRPVISGRLAKWAIILQQYDIVYIPQKVVKGQALADFLADHPVPSNWKLCDDLLDEEVLFVESMEPWIMFFDGAARRSGAGVGIVFISPEKHMLPYSFTLGELCSNNVAEYQAFIIGLQMASEFGIKCIEIFGDSKLIINQLSYQYEVKHQDLKPYFSYARRLMDRFDNIILEHIPRSENKKADALANLATALTVSEDIPINIFLCQKWIVPSIESQYEEAGVISVYAIDEEDWRQPIIDYLEHGKLPTDPRHRAEIRRRVAQFIYYKDTLYRRSYEGLLLRCLGKEESTKALEEAHSGICVAH; translated from the coding sequence ATGCCAAGTCCGAAGAACCTGCACGAATTGAGACGATTGCAAGGTCGTTTGGCTTACATTAGAAGGTTTATATCTAATCTTGCAGGTCGATGTCAACCATTCCAGAGACTAATGAGGAAGGATGCAGTCTTTGATTGGGACCAGTCATGCCAAAATGCatttgatagcataaagaagTATCTGCTCAACCCTCCGGTCTTAAGTGCGCCTGCAGCTGAAAAaccattaatattatatattgcGGCTCAAGAGACTTCGCTCGGGGCATTACTTGCACAAGAAAATGATAAAGGTAAGGAATGTGCACTCTACTATCTAAGTAGAACTCTGACACGAGCTGAATTAAATTATTCTCCAATTGAGAAAATGTGTCTCGCCCTCTTCTTTGCAATAGATAAACTAAGACATTGTATGCAAGCCTTCACTATACACTTGGTGGCAAAAGCTGATCCTGTCAAATATATCTTATTAAGGCCAGTCATCTCGGGACGCCTCGCGAAGTGGGCTATTATACTCCAACAATATGATATTGTATATATCCCCCAAAAAGTAGTGAAGGGCCAAGCATTGGCAGATTTCCTGGCTGATCATCCAGTTCCATCAAATTGGAAGTTATGTGACGACTTACTTGATGAGGAAGTATTGTTTGTTGAAAGCATGGAGCCTTGGATCATGTTCTTTGATGGTGCGGCACGAAGAAGTGGAGCTGGTGTTGGCATTGTCTTCATTTCCCCTGAGAAACATATGTTGCCATATAGCTTCACACTCGGTGAATTGTGTTCAAATAACGTTGCCGAGTACCAAGCCTTTATTATCGGCCTCCAAATGGCTTCAGAATTTGGGATAAAGTGCATAGAAATATTCGGTGATTCGAAGTTAATCATAAATCAGCTCTCTTATCAGTACGAGGTAAAGCATCAAGACTTGAAGCCTTACTTTAGTTATGCTAGAAGATTGATGGACAGATTCGACAACATAATATTGGAACATATACCgagatcagaaaataagaaagctGATGCACTTGCAAATTTGGCCACTGCTTTAACAGTCTCGGAAGATATACCAATAAACATTTTCCTTTGCCAAAAATGGATTGTGCCTTCAATTGAAAGTCAATATGAAGAAGCTGGTGTGATATCTGTATATgcaattgatgaagaagattggcGCCAACccattatagactatttggaGCATGGAAAACTTCCCACCGATCCTCGACATAGAGCTGAAATACGTAGAAGAGTTGCGcaatttatttattacaaagacACACTTTACAGACGCTCATATGAGGGACTTCTGCTGCGATGCCTAGGAAAAGAGGAATCGACAAAGGCCTTAGAGGAAGCTCATTCAGGTATTTGTGTGGCCCACTAG